The Flavobacterium faecale genomic sequence ATTCTTCTGGAATTAATTTTCCGTTTTCGAATGAGTAACGTATTTTGTTTACGGTAACATAAATGCGGTTGTCAAGATTCCACATCAAACCACTTTTTTGATGTTCTAGGTTTTTCTGGTCTCCATCATTATTTTCATAAACTATTACTTTTTCGTCAGCATGACCGTCGTTGTTTGTATCTCTGTAGCTGTATATGTTGTTGGTCCAGGTTTCGTTTACTAGCAAGCGATCGTCTAAGCATAACATCATTCGAGGCAAAACCAAACTATCTAAATAAACCGTTGCTTTGTCCATTTTACCATCAGCATTTGTATCTTCCAACAGTTTAATTTTGCAAGTATTCATTTTTTGACCAGTACCGTCAATATCTTGCATATAGGTATTCATTTCGGCTACATACATTCTACCGTTTCCGTCCCACACAATGGCTACAGGCTCACTTACCATAGGTTCATCAGCAACTAGTTCAAGATGATATCCTTTTTGCAAAGCCATCAATTTCATGCTTTCTTCTGCTGAAACTGGCAATGGATTTGGATTCGTATTCAGGATTATTTTCCCCGTTGCATCGCGTTGAAAACTGTCTTTATAGGTTTTACAAGTAACTATCAACGTTAGCAATACAACAAAACCTAATATATAATTAATTCTTTTTTTCATGACTTGTATAATTTTTATTTGCTTTTACCCATTGCATATTTAATTCCGCCTAATAAATGCTGCAGAAATAACGGTTCTTTATAGGATTCATCCGTATGCCCCAGCTCTGTATAAAATGCCCTTCCACCATCAAAATTGTGGTACCATGCCATTGGGTGATTAGCTCCCATTTTGCCTTTTCCAGCATCATAAGAAGTCTCGTCAATAGAAACAAGCACTTTTAAATCTGGTGCCATCCATTTAAAATTGTACCATTCGTCTTTTCTCTTCCAGTCGGCTGGAAGGTGTTTGGTCGAAATATGTTTGCGATCACTTACTTTCAAAACAGCTTCTTGTTGTTTGGGATGGCTAGAAAAATAGGCTCCAACTAAATTGCCATACCAAGCCCAGTCGTATTCACAATCTGTTGCTGCATGAACCCCCATAAAACCACCACCAGATTTAATATACTGTTCGAAGGCTTGTTGTTGCTCTTCGTTCAAAACGTCACCTGTTGGACTTAAGAAGATAACCGCCGCATATTGCTTTAAATTTTCTTTATTGAAATTCTTGCTGTTTGTGGTAGTATCAGTTTTAAACCCGTTTTCTTCTCCCAGTTTCATAATCGCTTTTATGCCAGCCGGAATCGATTGATGGTGAAACTTTGCTGTTTTACTGAAAATCAAAACTTTATTTGATTTCTTAGCAAAACTAGTTCCTGTCGAAAAGACAAATACAAGCGCCAATAAAGCAGTTAATACAGTAAAATGGTTCTTTTTGGTTTGTTTCATGGTTCGAGCTATTTAAAAATTAGTTCTTAAAAGTAATCCGTAGGTGCGTGCTGTCGCTAAGTGTGCTGCGCCAAAATTGTAAGCGTAATCTACGTATTTTTTATTGGTTAGATTCTCAGCCCAGATAGAAATTTCTAGTTTTTTGAAAGATATTCCAGCCCTAGCATTAAACAAATGATAGGAGTTTTGAGATAGTTGATTGGCTAAATCAAAATATTGTTTACCCAAATACTTCCATTCTACCCTTGCAAATGATTTGACACTCTCTGTTATTGACTGTTTATATTGTGCTGCCAACATAGATGTAACAGCAGGTGTAAACAATTGTTTTCTAGAGTTGAAAGTTTCTGTATTTCCATTGTCTGACAAAGTCAAGTCTTTATATTTTGCGTCTGTAAATCCAAGATTATAATTCAATTCTAAATTTTTGATCGGAATAATTTCTGTTTGCAACTCGATACCTTTACTAGTCAACTCCCCTACGTTTTTGGTAACGGTAATGGCATCTGGCAACATTAAGGTTGGTACTTGTGCATTGTTTACTGTAGTGTAAAAAGCAGCTAGATTAAGACGCAAACGATTGGCTAAAAAGGTGTTTTTACTACCGATTTCAAAATTGTTACTAAATTCTGGCTCATAGGTTTGCAAAGCTTCTCTAGGATCACCAGACAATTGGCTTATCCCTCCAGTTCTAAAACCTCTATTATAAGTCGCGAATAAGTTTGAATTTGAATTGATTTTATACTGTAATCCTGCTTTTGGACTAAAAGCATCAAAACTAGCTGAAGCAGAAGTTTCTGGAAAAATAGTTCCCACGGCATCACCATCAGGCTGACGCTCGCCTTGAGCAGTTTGCTTTCTTTCTTCAAGATCATAACGCAATCCTACAGAAAGATCCAGTTTTTCGTTTAGTGCATAGGTTCCTTGTCCAAATAGTGCCAAACCATTTCCTTTTCCTTGATTGGTATTGATGTAGGTTACATTACTTTCAGGTGCACCCAACAAATTTCCATCTGCGCCAATGTGTGTTCCTTGTTTTACTGGATTGTCTTGATGAAACAAATAAGTTCCTGCAATCCATTTTAATTTCGATGTTGAATTTGCTTTCGAACTAAAACGCAATTCTTGACTAATGACATTGACATTATTCCAATCTCTACCGTAATTATTTACTATTGCATAGCCATCCAATGGAGAAAAATCACCATCAATAGGCGTTTTGTAATATCGGTAATTGCTTTGGTAAGCTGTTTGTGAAACAAAATCAAATGCGTTGGCATTGTACTTTAATGACAAACTAGTATTAAAAGTCTTATCGACCATTTTTGCAATACTATTTTGGTTTAAGTTATAAGGATTTGATAACGCCTCGTCAATACTTGACGCCAAAGGAAAAGCACCATTATTATTATTTAAAATATGCTTCGCGTTTAAAGTAATAGACAATTTGGAGTTTGGTAGGAACTTCAAATAATAGTTCCCCATGACACTATTTTGCTTATCAAAATTAGAGTTATTGAAGGTATTAGTAAAATAACCGTCTCTTTTGGTATACAAACCACTTGCTCCAAAAAACAATTTATCTTTTACAATAGGTAAACGAACACCTGCACTAATGCGTTGTTGGTTAAAATTACCTATACCTAATTCAGCAAAACCCGTTGTCTCATTAGTTGGCTGCTTGGTAATAATGTTGACCACACCACCCATTGCATTTCGTCCATACAAAGTTCCTTGAGGACCTCGCAAAACTTCGATACGTTCAATATCCTGCAATTGTGAGATGTAAGTATCCAAACCAAACTGGTTCACGCCATCAATATAGGTAGCCACAGCGGGATCATAAGATGTTGTGGTAATTCCTCTAATAGAAGTGACATTGCGATTATCACCAGGATTGGCAGCATTAAAATTAGGTACAATAGCTGTAATATCTTTTATATCCCAAATTTTGTATTCTTTGATTTGTTTCTCTGTTAAAGTCGAAATACTTACTGGCAGATTTTGTTGGTTTTCTTCACGTTTTTGAGCACTTACGATTACCTCGTCCAATTCATTTTCAGATTTAGAAAGTTTAAAAACTAAACTGTTTTCATTTTTAGCTGAGATGCTTACTTTCTGACTGAAAGTAGCATACCCGACACCTTTTATTTTTATAACATAATCACCATAAGCTACATTTTCGATACTAAAACTTCCATCATTACTAGAAGTTGTATAGTGATTGGTATTTAAAATCTCTATTGTGGCATTAGAAATTCCTTGATTTACATTATTAACTACTTTACCTTTAAATTGAAAAGACTGATTTGCTAAAACTGCAAAACTGCACGTTAGCATTAAACATAGTAATAGGACTTTTTTCATTTTATGGTTATATTTTATTTAATTGATAAAATATACTTGATCATTTTTTTGGCTTCTTCTGGTTTCAAGCTTGAATGCGCAGACATAGGAATAGGTCCCCAAACGCCTGAACCACCTTTTACTACTTTTTGGCTTAATAAAGTATAATTAGCCTCCGATGCTATATATTTCTTAGCGACGTCCATATAACTAGGGCCTACCAACTTAGCATCTACCTTATGACAAGCCAGACAATCTGATTTAGTAATAAGCGCTTTACCCTCTGCAATTTCAGCTGATGTCGCTTTTTTAACTTGTGCGCTAACAGTAGTTGATGAAATAAGTAAGAATGCAATTGCCATGGTTACTGACAATAAAAATTTGTAAATAGTTTTCATAAGGGTTAAATGTTACTAGTTATTATAGGTTATTTTTACTCTACCATACTGTACTGTGCTGTAAATTACAACTAAGTACAAAGTCTAGATACAGTCAATAGTAAAAAAGAGGAATCATGAATTACAAAAATTCTAATTACTTGCAATTACAAGAATTAAATGATTCCGCTTTTTTGAATTTTTTTTAAGATAGTAAGTGCCATATTCTGTTTTAATAATTCCTATAGCAAGATGGTTTCTATGGGACAATATTTTTAATTTACCAATTGCCAAGAGCGTACCCAGTTATAAGTAGTCGTTCTATCCTTCAAAGAGCCATTCAATCCTCCATCAGCAGGAACTGGATTCCAATCATACGTCTCCACAACCAATCGTAAATACATTTTAATATCAAAATTTGCTGGTGGTTTTACAGTTGAAGTATGTTTACCATCTAAAAAGAATTGCACCTCATCAGCACTTTTCCACCAAACTCCGTACACATGGAAATCATCATATACTTTTCCACTTACTGCTGCTTTAGCACCATTGGAAGCTTTTTTATAATCGCATCCTTCAGGAATATTTCTACTGTGTGTATTCGAATTCATTTGTTGATCAAAATTTTTCATCCATTCCTTTGGACTAGTAATTTGGCCTACAGTTTCTAAAATATCTAATTCGGTAGTTCTCTTATCGCAACCTGATGTGTTTTTTCCTTCATTAATCAACCAAAAAGTTGTAGACATAAAGGTTTTATTTGCTTTTACTTCACACTCATAATACCCATAAGTTTTTCCTTCTTTCGACCCCACATAACCTCCACTATGTGTAAATTCCTTCCCTTGTTTCACCACTTTTTCGGGTAACATTTTAGAAATTATTTTTAGACTTCCATCAGAAACACTAATATTTTCAGCCAAAAATAATCCTGGAGCACGACCAATCCATCCTATACCTGATATTTGCCATTTGGACTCATCCACTTTTTTACCATCAAACTCATCGGACATTTCTTTTATCAATGACCATTTTTGAGTTGCAGGTTTTGGATCATTTCCTTTTTCGAAAAAAGGGCCTTTTTGAGCAGAAAGTCCCGTTACAAAAAGTGAAGATACTAGACAAAAAACTAGTCTAGTTTTGCTGTAATTTGATTTCATAGTTTTCTTTGGTTGTAATTTTAAAATAGATTTATTAGCTATAATAAAACTAAGGTATTATCTATTTTTAAAATAAGAAACTAAAAAACCATTTGTCTCCCAAAAATACACCAAAATGCTCTTATTTGCTAAAAAAGAACAATTACCCCCCTACTTTTGCTGCACTCAAGAAACCTATATTTAATGTCTGATCATTTATTACTCCTATCTATAATGGAAATCTAAACTACTAATCTAGTTTAATTTGTCTAGTTTATTTTTCAATAACAATTTCAATTCTTCTACTATTACAGGATTTTCTTGGGCAATATTTTTAGCTTCTTTAGCAGTAGATTTTTCGTCATACAATTCTGTTGCACCATTTTTATGAAGTGTAAATCGGTATTGCATTGTTCTAATACTATTCGCTTTTCCATTGTAACTAAAGGCAACATGACCATTACTTTTTGCATCTTTAAGTAATGGCAGTAATGATTCGCCATTTGCAAAACTTGGTTTTTCGATACCACTTAAATCATATAATGTTGGAAAAATATCGACTGTTTCAACAATTCCATTAGATTGTTTTCCTTTTGCTTTTAATTCTGGGTAGGAAATAATTAAAGGTGAACGAACGCCTTCTTCAAATAAATTGTGTTTGCCCCAAATGGCATGTTCACCAAGATTCCAACCGTGATCTCCCCACAATACAATGATGGTATTTTTATCCGCTCCTGTTTCTTTCAATTTCGCTAAAATAAAACCTACTTGTTCGTCGGCATAACTAACACAGGCGGCGTAATGCTTGCGTACCTCATCAGCAAATTCCTTATCTGTATTTGGATTTTTACCCCAAAGATTGTATTGAAAAAACTCACCTGAATTGTGCCAAGTCGAAACAGAAGTCGGTTTTTCTGGACTTTGTATAGGTGGGAGTTTGACATTTTTATACAAATCTAAATATTTCTTTGGAGCGCCAAACGGCAAATGGGGTCTAATAAGTCCAACTGCCAAGAAAAACGGCTTGTCTTGACTAGCTAATTTTCCGAGTTGCTTAATCGCTTCATTGGCTATATGACCATCAGGATAACTAGTATCTGGACCATCAAATGACTGAAAAACATCCATCTTCGTTTTTTCAGTCGATCTTATTTCTCCATTTGCCAAACCGTGCATAGCACCACGTGGATGTTCCCATTCTGCCACCGGCATCAACTGCTCATTCCAAGCATTTGGCATTTCGATTACATTTACATCATTCCAATCTTTACCTCCTAAACCGCCCGGATGATGCGATACTTTACCTACCGAAACTGTTGTATATCCTTTGTTTCTAAACCATTCTGGCATACTTGGCGGTACGGCATTTGGGTTCACTTTTAGTTTTTCAGCTCTTTCAAAAATAGCATCGTTTCCTGGGTCTCCGTACCTCCCTGTTAACATGGTGTAACGGGAAGGACCGCAACTTGCCGAATTTACATAATGGTTTAAAAATACACGTCCTTCACTGGCTAGCTTGTCTATATTCGGACTTTTGATATAGGAAACCCCAAAAGAATTCAGCTCTGGACGCAAATCATCCATACAAATTAATAGAATGTTTTTTTGACGTTCTTGTGCTTGAATTGTAACACAAAATACCATTCCAAAAAGTAGCGTAACCAATTTTAAATTCTTCATTTTTATTTTTTTATTTCGAAAAATATTTAACCAAACATAGGATTTATTTCACAATCATAGATACTCAAAAGCAGTGTTACAATTGTAATAAAATCTAATAAGCTATTTCGGTTTTTGTATTATCTGCATTTGTAACAGTCACCTTTTCTTTGCTAACTTTTACTTTTTTGACAACGGTCAATTCTGCATTTGTAAAAGGAATTCCTGATTTTTTCCAAAGCATAGCCGTTACATAAACCTTATTTTTATCGGCTGGATCATAACTTCCTGATACATTAATCACAGTGCTCTCCTTTGTTTCTGGATGAATACCTGTAGACGTTATCGTTTGAATACCTTTCCATCCTTGTATGGGAACTAGTGCCAATTGATAATTGCCATTGTCTATAATTTGTACTTCTTCTTTATTTATTTTTCGAATAGTTTTCGAAATAAAACCATTGATATGCGGCAAAGCATAATGTCCCAGCGTAAAATCAAAGGCTGTATTCCCTTCCATTTTATCCACTCTCAAAATACCGTTTTCAATCGGAATATCTGCCAATTGAATACTAGCATTATCCACATACTCAGCGATTAATTCTCTATAATAAACACCCTTTTCAAACTTTTTAAAATCATAAACATGTCCAGATTCAAACGGATGGTCTGCTTGTTTTGTTTTAAAAACATAGTTCATTGCTGCAGTTCCTTCGCTATTGTCGGCTTGCCATGTAAACTCTGAGTTGTACGATAATTTGTTGTAGTTTTCACTAGATCGAAAAGATTCCTTAATTCCTTTTTGAGGAACATTACACCAAGCTCTAATTTCAGACGCTCCTATAGACGGATAATTGGTCACCAAAATTTCCGAATTTTTGTAAAAGTG encodes the following:
- a CDS encoding sulfatase — its product is MKNLKLVTLLFGMVFCVTIQAQERQKNILLICMDDLRPELNSFGVSYIKSPNIDKLASEGRVFLNHYVNSASCGPSRYTMLTGRYGDPGNDAIFERAEKLKVNPNAVPPSMPEWFRNKGYTTVSVGKVSHHPGGLGGKDWNDVNVIEMPNAWNEQLMPVAEWEHPRGAMHGLANGEIRSTEKTKMDVFQSFDGPDTSYPDGHIANEAIKQLGKLASQDKPFFLAVGLIRPHLPFGAPKKYLDLYKNVKLPPIQSPEKPTSVSTWHNSGEFFQYNLWGKNPNTDKEFADEVRKHYAACVSYADEQVGFILAKLKETGADKNTIIVLWGDHGWNLGEHAIWGKHNLFEEGVRSPLIISYPELKAKGKQSNGIVETVDIFPTLYDLSGIEKPSFANGESLLPLLKDAKSNGHVAFSYNGKANSIRTMQYRFTLHKNGATELYDEKSTAKEAKNIAQENPVIVEELKLLLKNKLDKLN
- a CDS encoding TonB-dependent receptor, encoding MKKVLLLCLMLTCSFAVLANQSFQFKGKVVNNVNQGISNATIEILNTNHYTTSSNDGSFSIENVAYGDYVIKIKGVGYATFSQKVSISAKNENSLVFKLSKSENELDEVIVSAQKREENQQNLPVSISTLTEKQIKEYKIWDIKDITAIVPNFNAANPGDNRNVTSIRGITTTSYDPAVATYIDGVNQFGLDTYISQLQDIERIEVLRGPQGTLYGRNAMGGVVNIITKQPTNETTGFAELGIGNFNQQRISAGVRLPIVKDKLFFGASGLYTKRDGYFTNTFNNSNFDKQNSVMGNYYLKFLPNSKLSITLNAKHILNNNNGAFPLASSIDEALSNPYNLNQNSIAKMVDKTFNTSLSLKYNANAFDFVSQTAYQSNYRYYKTPIDGDFSPLDGYAIVNNYGRDWNNVNVISQELRFSSKANSTSKLKWIAGTYLFHQDNPVKQGTHIGADGNLLGAPESNVTYINTNQGKGNGLALFGQGTYALNEKLDLSVGLRYDLEERKQTAQGERQPDGDAVGTIFPETSASASFDAFSPKAGLQYKINSNSNLFATYNRGFRTGGISQLSGDPREALQTYEPEFSNNFEIGSKNTFLANRLRLNLAAFYTTVNNAQVPTLMLPDAITVTKNVGELTSKGIELQTEIIPIKNLELNYNLGFTDAKYKDLTLSDNGNTETFNSRKQLFTPAVTSMLAAQYKQSITESVKSFARVEWKYLGKQYFDLANQLSQNSYHLFNARAGISFKKLEISIWAENLTNKKYVDYAYNFGAAHLATARTYGLLLRTNF
- a CDS encoding c-type cytochrome — translated: MKTIYKFLLSVTMAIAFLLISSTTVSAQVKKATSAEIAEGKALITKSDCLACHKVDAKLVGPSYMDVAKKYIASEANYTLLSQKVVKGGSGVWGPIPMSAHSSLKPEEAKKMIKYILSIK
- a CDS encoding family 16 glycosylhydrolase — its product is MKSNYSKTRLVFCLVSSLFVTGLSAQKGPFFEKGNDPKPATQKWSLIKEMSDEFDGKKVDESKWQISGIGWIGRAPGLFLAENISVSDGSLKIISKMLPEKVVKQGKEFTHSGGYVGSKEGKTYGYYECEVKANKTFMSTTFWLINEGKNTSGCDKRTTELDILETVGQITSPKEWMKNFDQQMNSNTHSRNIPEGCDYKKASNGAKAAVSGKVYDDFHVYGVWWKSADEVQFFLDGKHTSTVKPPANFDIKMYLRLVVETYDWNPVPADGGLNGSLKDRTTTYNWVRSWQLVN
- a CDS encoding ThuA domain-containing protein, producing MKQTKKNHFTVLTALLALVFVFSTGTSFAKKSNKVLIFSKTAKFHHQSIPAGIKAIMKLGEENGFKTDTTTNSKNFNKENLKQYAAVIFLSPTGDVLNEEQQQAFEQYIKSGGGFMGVHAATDCEYDWAWYGNLVGAYFSSHPKQQEAVLKVSDRKHISTKHLPADWKRKDEWYNFKWMAPDLKVLVSIDETSYDAGKGKMGANHPMAWYHNFDGGRAFYTELGHTDESYKEPLFLQHLLGGIKYAMGKSK